The following coding sequences lie in one Paenibacillus durus ATCC 35681 genomic window:
- a CDS encoding outer spore coat protein CotE, giving the protein MSLGHKRQTREIITKAICGKGRKFSTVTHTVTPPHHPTSILGAWIINHQYEAVAAGNGIEVIGTYDINIWYSYDKNKQTEVAKETVSYVEPISLSYLDPKHRASTIEVSAEATQEPNCVEAGVSSGGGSVTIRVEREFEAELVAETKLRVYVSDQEGDPEDKDYDFETEGFDYEDLDPDSLDDEL; this is encoded by the coding sequence ATGTCATTAGGCCATAAACGCCAAACAAGGGAGATCATTACGAAGGCAATTTGCGGCAAGGGTCGTAAGTTCTCCACCGTAACCCATACCGTGACTCCGCCACATCATCCGACTAGTATTTTGGGGGCTTGGATCATCAACCACCAATACGAAGCGGTTGCCGCCGGAAACGGAATTGAGGTAATCGGTACTTACGATATCAACATCTGGTACTCGTACGACAAGAATAAGCAGACCGAGGTGGCGAAAGAAACGGTTTCCTATGTGGAGCCGATCTCGCTCTCGTACCTCGACCCGAAGCACCGGGCTTCCACCATAGAGGTTTCCGCGGAGGCGACGCAGGAGCCGAACTGTGTGGAAGCGGGTGTATCTTCGGGCGGGGGCAGCGTAACGATCCGGGTCGAACGCGAATTCGAGGCCGAGCTGGTGGCTGAAACCAAGCTCCGCGTGTATGTCAGCGACCAGGAGGGCGACCCCGAAGACAAGGATTACGACTTCGAAACCGAGGGCTTCGATTACGAAGACCTCGATCCCGACTCGCTGGATGATGAACTGTAA
- a CDS encoding aromatic acid exporter family protein — translation MGFRVVKTAAATLLSVLLAAAVGIPNAQGAGLLAILGVEVTRKRSVKTITARFFASLVGLLVGWVLFWRLGFHYWVLGLFVLCSFPLIVRAGFREGIVTSSVIVFRVFGEAHLSLEVLIQQVELLAIGLGSAGLVNLIYMPKSGQMMYGIRREVDGLFSIIFKQVSNTLHDPQYVWDGKELIQAGSAVQRGLTAAAMEMENSVIHPDEAWNVYFYMRKEQLESIQNMIQLLSQVYEHVPHGEMVAELFEQLSKDVLDEGYTGRTEKLLNSLEQEFRGMKLPSTRAEFEVRSAILQLCRELALYLKIAKQYKAPIALGQQMPRQASTAGRR, via the coding sequence ATGGGGTTTCGCGTTGTGAAGACAGCGGCGGCGACGCTGCTGTCTGTTTTGCTGGCTGCGGCGGTAGGCATTCCGAATGCTCAGGGCGCCGGGCTGCTGGCCATTCTGGGGGTAGAGGTCACCCGGAAAAGAAGCGTAAAGACGATCACGGCGCGCTTTTTCGCCTCACTGGTCGGTCTATTGGTTGGCTGGGTCCTGTTTTGGCGGCTCGGCTTTCATTACTGGGTGCTGGGGCTCTTCGTTCTATGCAGCTTCCCGCTGATCGTCCGCGCAGGCTTTAGGGAAGGGATTGTCACTAGCTCGGTTATCGTATTCCGTGTGTTCGGAGAGGCCCATCTAAGCCTGGAAGTACTGATCCAGCAGGTGGAATTACTTGCGATCGGACTCGGGTCTGCCGGATTGGTCAACCTGATCTACATGCCAAAAAGCGGTCAAATGATGTATGGGATACGCCGAGAGGTGGACGGGCTTTTCTCCATTATTTTCAAGCAAGTTTCCAACACGCTGCATGATCCGCAGTACGTATGGGACGGCAAGGAGCTGATCCAGGCGGGCAGCGCGGTTCAGCGCGGCCTGACGGCCGCGGCAATGGAGATGGAGAACAGCGTCATTCATCCGGACGAAGCGTGGAACGTCTATTTTTACATGCGCAAGGAGCAGCTGGAATCGATTCAAAATATGATTCAGCTTCTCTCCCAGGTGTACGAGCATGTGCCGCATGGTGAAATGGTCGCCGAACTGTTCGAGCAATTGAGCAAGGACGTGCTGGATGAAGGGTACACGGGAAGAACGGAGAAGCTGCTGAACTCGCTGGAGCAGGAGTTTCGGGGAATGAAGCTGCCGTCGACGCGTGCGGAATTCGAGGTCCGCTCGGCCATTCTCCAGCTCTGCCGGGAGCTGGCGCTGTATCTGAAGATTGCCAAGCAGTACAAAGCGCCAATCGCCCTAGGGCAGCAGATGCCTCGGCAAGCCTCGACAGCCGGAAGAAGATAG
- a CDS encoding ABC transporter permease has protein sequence MLVKATGAEHTGIAASRSEWLRSRHDEFKRANRLRKRAVLAVQGIFLLLLFALWETAARLGWVDRLLFSSPSKVFWQIYANMVDGSLWHHLGVTVGETAVGFVLGTLLGTLLAVAIWWSPFLSAVLDPYMVVFNSMPKVALGPIFIVMFGAGFTAIVVTTLSITIIVTTLVVYNSFCGVDPNLVKVARSFGANRTQVFFKVILPSSFPAIVSTLKVNVGMSWVGVIVGEFLVAKSGLGYLIIYGFQVFNFTLVMSSLIIIAFVATAMYQLVVYMEKALLSRR, from the coding sequence ATGCTTGTGAAGGCGACGGGAGCGGAACATACAGGGATCGCGGCTTCCCGTTCGGAATGGCTGCGTAGCCGCCATGATGAGTTCAAGCGGGCGAATCGGCTACGGAAAAGGGCCGTACTCGCCGTCCAGGGTATATTTCTCTTGCTGTTGTTCGCGCTGTGGGAGACAGCAGCCAGATTGGGCTGGGTCGACCGGCTGCTGTTCAGCAGTCCGTCCAAAGTGTTTTGGCAAATCTATGCCAATATGGTTGACGGCAGTCTGTGGCATCATTTGGGGGTCACCGTAGGGGAGACCGCTGTCGGGTTTGTGCTTGGCACGCTTCTCGGCACGCTGCTGGCCGTTGCGATCTGGTGGTCCCCCTTTTTGTCCGCTGTGCTTGATCCTTATATGGTTGTGTTCAACAGTATGCCGAAGGTGGCGCTCGGCCCGATCTTTATTGTCATGTTCGGCGCCGGCTTCACCGCTATCGTGGTAACGACGCTGTCCATTACGATTATTGTCACGACGCTGGTCGTATACAACAGCTTTTGCGGGGTAGACCCCAATCTGGTAAAGGTTGCAAGGTCGTTCGGAGCGAACCGGACGCAAGTTTTTTTCAAGGTCATCCTGCCGTCCTCGTTCCCGGCCATCGTCTCTACGCTCAAGGTGAATGTCGGCATGTCGTGGGTGGGTGTCATCGTCGGCGAGTTTCTTGTCGCGAAATCGGGACTCGGTTATCTCATTATATACGGGTTTCAGGTCTTCAATTTCACGCTCGTAATGTCCAGCCTGATCATTATCGCCTTTGTCGCCACCGCCATGTATCAGCTGGTCGTGTACATGGAGAAGGCGCTTCTGTCCCGGCGGTGA
- a CDS encoding ABC transporter ATP-binding protein: MPPVVELKSVTHAYLGEREASLAVEDLNLEIEQGEFVSLVGPSGCGKTTLLSIIAGLLQPSRGEVLVNGRAVSGPSPEVGYMLQQDYLFPWRSILDNALLGLELTGRLDEAGRRKTAELLADMGLKGTEHSYPSQLSGGMRQRVALVRTLATDPGLLLLDEPFSALDYQIKLQLEDLVSETLRQREKTAVLVTHDLSEAIAVSTRVILLSRNPGRIRRVFAIPAQIADTPPLYARDQPGFAELFHELWKEMELAGTAADGARKTEG, translated from the coding sequence ATGCCGCCGGTTGTGGAATTAAAGTCGGTTACGCACGCTTACCTGGGCGAAAGGGAAGCTTCCCTTGCGGTTGAGGATCTGAATCTTGAGATAGAACAAGGCGAGTTCGTCAGCCTGGTCGGACCGAGCGGCTGCGGGAAAACGACGCTGCTGTCGATTATAGCCGGACTGCTGCAGCCCTCGCGCGGCGAAGTGCTTGTGAACGGACGCGCCGTGAGCGGCCCTTCTCCGGAGGTTGGCTATATGCTGCAGCAGGACTATCTGTTTCCATGGCGCAGCATTCTGGACAATGCGCTTCTGGGTCTGGAGCTGACCGGACGTCTGGACGAAGCGGGACGGCGGAAGACGGCCGAGCTCCTTGCGGATATGGGGCTGAAAGGGACGGAGCATTCTTATCCGAGCCAGCTCTCGGGCGGAATGCGTCAGCGGGTCGCGCTCGTGCGGACGCTGGCGACCGATCCGGGCCTGCTCTTGCTGGATGAACCGTTCTCGGCCCTGGATTATCAGATCAAACTCCAGTTGGAGGATTTGGTGTCGGAGACGCTGCGGCAGCGCGAAAAGACGGCGGTCCTGGTTACCCATGACTTGTCGGAAGCAATTGCGGTCAGCACCCGGGTCATTCTCCTGTCGCGGAATCCGGGCAGAATCCGCCGCGTGTTCGCTATTCCGGCGCAAATCGCGGATACGCCGCCCTTGTATGCCCGTGATCAACCGGGATTCGCCGAGCTGTTCCATGAGTTATGGAAGGAAATGGAGCTTGCGGGGACCGCTGCTGACGGGGCAAGGAAGACGGAAGGCTAG
- a CDS encoding ABC transporter substrate-binding protein yields MSRTTRLAALLLVFGLSVSLLAGCGGKSETVKVRVGEVTRSVFYAPEYVALSLGLFKQEGLDVELQTIPGGDKTMTALLSGAIDVALVGSETSIYVYQQGSDDPVINFAQLTQRDGTFLFARKDHPNFNWSELKGSTFLGQRKGGMPQMAGAFTLKKKGIDTAADLKLIQNIEFANIASAFASGTGDYVQLFEPQASIFEREGRGKVIASFGVESGYLPYTVFMSKKSYIGKNSDTVQKFTNALQKAQLWVKKHSPGEIADTISPYFQNTDRDIVVSAIKRYKDQDTYAQNPVIDDKEWNNLLDVMDNAGELKERVPAGKIVNNTFAEKAQSAAQSNK; encoded by the coding sequence ATGAGCAGAACAACAAGACTGGCGGCGCTGCTGCTGGTGTTCGGCCTTTCCGTCTCGCTGCTTGCCGGCTGCGGCGGCAAATCGGAGACAGTCAAGGTAAGGGTGGGCGAAGTGACCCGCTCCGTCTTTTACGCTCCGGAATATGTGGCGCTGTCGCTGGGATTATTCAAGCAGGAGGGGCTGGATGTCGAGCTTCAGACCATTCCGGGCGGAGACAAGACGATGACGGCGCTACTTTCGGGAGCGATTGACGTTGCGCTGGTCGGCTCCGAAACGTCGATCTACGTATACCAGCAGGGGTCGGATGATCCGGTGATCAATTTTGCCCAGTTGACGCAAAGGGACGGCACCTTCCTGTTCGCCCGCAAAGACCATCCGAATTTCAATTGGAGCGAACTCAAAGGTTCGACATTTCTCGGACAAAGAAAAGGCGGCATGCCGCAGATGGCCGGAGCGTTCACGCTTAAGAAAAAGGGGATTGATACGGCTGCCGATCTTAAGCTGATCCAAAATATTGAGTTTGCGAATATCGCCAGCGCGTTTGCTTCGGGAACCGGGGACTACGTGCAGCTGTTCGAGCCGCAGGCTTCGATCTTTGAACGCGAAGGGCGGGGCAAGGTTATCGCTTCCTTCGGGGTTGAGAGCGGTTATCTGCCGTACACGGTGTTTATGTCCAAGAAGAGCTATATCGGAAAAAACAGCGACACCGTGCAAAAATTCACCAATGCGCTGCAAAAAGCCCAGCTGTGGGTGAAAAAGCACAGTCCCGGAGAAATCGCCGATACGATATCGCCTTACTTCCAGAATACGGACCGCGATATCGTTGTTTCGGCGATCAAGCGCTATAAGGATCAGGATACTTACGCACAGAATCCGGTCATCGATGACAAGGAATGGAATAACTTGCTTGATGTGATGGACAATGCGGGAGAGCTGAAAGAGCGGGTTCCGGCAGGGAAGATCGTTAATAACACATTCGCTGAAAAGGCGCAGTCTGCGGCCCAGAGCAACAAGTAA